The sequence TCAGCGCAGCCGGCGGATGTCGCCGTACGCGCGGTAGTAACCACCGCGGCTGGACTCGCGCACCTCGGCCACCAGGTAACGGGCGCCCGGCTCGCGAATGCCCTTGGGGAACTGCACCGACCAGTCGCGCCGGTAACCGTCGGAGAGCACCTGAACCCGCAACCGCCCCCGATCGTCCAGGCACTGCACGACAATGCCCGCGCCCGATTCGCTGGTCACCTCGACGATCGTCGGTTGCACCGGCTGGGGCGCCTGGCGGGGAGCCTTGATGTCGCGTACCTGGGGAACGTCGCCGGCCTGCGCCGCGCGGATCGCCGGCTCGCTGGCGTCGATGCAGGCCAGGTGGCCGCCGGTGGTGACGACGTAGAGCCGGTCGTCGTGGTACTGCATGGAGTACGCCGAGCCGCAGCCGGTGCCGAGCTTCCACAGGCGGGTGCCCGCCGCGTCGAAGCAGTAGATCGAGGACTGGCTGTCACCGGCGAAGACGTACCGGCCGCCCTCGGCGGTGGCGCAGGAGAAGACCGGGGCGTCGCAGCGGTAGGTGCCTTCGAGCCGACCCGCCTTGGACAGCCGCACCACCTCGCGGGTGCTCGTCCCGGCGAACACACTGCCGTGCTCCTGCCAGCCGAAGAGCACCGAACCGGTAGTGGTGTGCCACAGCTCGCTGCCGGTCCGCCACTCGTAGCCGGTCACGCCCTGCGAGTGGCCGTGGTAGATGGCGTCGTCGTCGCACCGCACCATCCAGGCCGAACGCCCCCGCCCGGGGCGACGCCACAGGAACTCGTCCTCGTGGTCGACGGCGGTGATCCCGCCGTCGGCGTCGGAGACGCCGAGGACGCCGTCGTGAATGTCCAGCCAGTAGATGTCGATCTCCGGGGCGATCGCGTACGCCACGCGGGGCACCTTGCCGGACAGGTCGTAGACGTTGCCGTCGTCGCAGCCGGCGTAGATCCAGGCGTCGTCCGCGACGATGCACTTGACCCCGTCGGGAAGGCGGACCTGGCTGCGCACCTGGGCGTCGTGGTCGAGCGTGGTGATGACTCCGTGCTCGTTGCCGACCATGCAGTGCCGCCCGTCGACGAAGATGCCGAAGGCGGGAGCGCCGGAGTCGTAGCGCCAGAGCACCGGGGCGGTGTGGGCGGTGGAGCGGGTGCTCACGATCTGCCGCCGCGACACTGTGCGCTTCTGGCGGACGCCGGGGACCGCCGGCGCGTAGCCCTTGCGGACCTTCTCTCCGATCTTCTTCGCCGCGGCGGCCCGGGCCCGGGCGTTGTCCGGATAGGCACTCGCCTTGACCTGACCCTGGTCGCCGATCCGGCCGTAGCGCACCGTCAGCGTGGCGTTGTCGACGATGACCTCGTAGAACTTGTGCGCACCGTCCACTTCGGACAGTTCGAGGTAGGTCGTCTCCTGGGACATGGGGGGCCTCCGAGGGTCAGCGAGCGGCGCGATCCGGCCGGCGCGGCGACAGTGACCACACGCTAACGGCGCCCCCCGACAGAACCGGCGTCCGGCCAGCGCAGCGCGTCGTCGCGGAGCACCGCGTGCGCGCCGACGGTCTGGTTGACGATCTGTGTCACCCGCACGTCGACAGCGATGCTGGCCAGCGCCACCGCGTCCGCGCGGCTGACGGAGTGCAGCCGCTGCATCAGCGTCAGCATCGAGTCCAGGGCGGCGAACGTGGCGTCGTCGAGGGACGCACCGACACCCAGCGTCAGCCAGGCGTCGGGGGTACGGGCCACCGGGCCGGTGACCGGGAAGTCGTCGCGCACGTCGAAGGTCAACGTCACCTCGTCCATCGGACACTCGATCGCGGTGCCGCCGACCTCGCCGTCACCCTGCGCGGCGTGCCCGTCCCCGACGGAGAACAGCGCCTCGTCGACCGGGATCGGCAGCAGGAGGGTGCTGCCGGCGGTGAGGTCCCGGCAGTCCAGATTGCCGCCCCAGGGGCGCGGTGGGATCGTCGAGTGAAGCCCCGGCTCCGCGGGTGGCATGCCGAGCACTCCCATGAAGGGCCGCAGCGCGACCGCGTGACCATGCTGGTTGCGGCCGGTCATCGTCACCGGGTCCAGCGTCCAGGCGTGCACCACCGGTTGGTCCTGCACGCCGTAGCGCTTGTTGAACCCGCTCGGCCAGCCGCCGGCCACTGTGGTTCCCCATTTGGCCGGGACGACCGCGTCGATGCGTACCGCGAGGGTCTGGCCGGCGCGCGCACCGCGGACCGCGACCGGACCGATCAGCGCGTGCCCGTGGTCGGGCCGGTGCTGCGCGACCCGGGGCCGGTCCCGGTTCGGTCCGCCCGGGTACGGGCCGGAGGACCACCAGCAGTCCAGGGTGCGATAGGTGACGGTGTCGCCGGGGTCGATGGTGAGCACCGGCGGGAAATCGGGGGAGAAGTGACCGTGCAGGCTGTCATCCCCCGGGATGAGGGTGTGTCGCATCCGTGCAGGCTAGTGGCAGCTGGTCCGCGCGGCGGGTCGCCCCGGTGCGCGGTGGGTGCCGGGCGCACCCACCGCGCACGACTCGACCCGGGCGATGTCAACCCGAGGTGCAGGAACGGATCTGTGGGCGGGCGCTGCTGTTGCCGTTGGTCATCGTGGTGAAGCCGAAGGTGTTGCCGCTGCCGTTGGACCGCATGGTCATGACGGTGCCGCTGCTGTCCCAGGTGGCGGTGCCGTTCCAGATGGTGGTGACCCGCTGCGGCGAGGTGATGGCCACGACCACGGTCCACGTGCTGGCGCCGCTGACCGTCACCGACGTGTTGTACCGGTCGCCCCAGACGTTGGGGGTCGTCGCGGTGGCGGTGCAGGTGCCGCCGGCGGGCGGCGGGGTGGTGGTGGGCGGCGGGGTCGTGCCGTCGGGCGCGACGGCGCGGCCGGTGGACGGCGAGATCATGCCGGGGCACAGGTTGCGGCTGGTCAGGTTGGCCATGATCTGGGGGATCGCGTCACGGGTGTTCTGGATCCCGTCGTGCATCAGGATGACCTGACCGGCCTGGAGTCGGCTCGCGTTGGCCACGATCTGGCTGACGCTGGCGCCGTTCCAGTCCTGGGAGTCCACGTCCCAGATCACCTGGCGCATGCCCAGCGACGAGGCGACGGACTGCAACGTGGAGTTGGTCTCGCCGTAGGGCGGCCGGAACAGCACCGGCCGGCTGCCGGTCGCCGACTGGATCGCCGAGCTGGTCTGGGAGAGGTCCGACTGCATCTGGGCCTGGCTCATGGAGGTCATGTGGGCGTGGTTCCAGCTGTGGTTGGCGACCCACATGCCGGCCGCCACCTGGGCCTGCGCGGCCGACCGGTTGTTCTGGACGTTCTGCCCGACGTTGAACATGGTGGCGCGTACGCCGTTGGTGCGCAGCACGTTCAGCAGCGCGCTGGTACTGCCGGTCGGACCGTCGTCGAAGGTGAGGCCGACATAGCCGTTGCAGGTGGCGGCGCTCGACGGGGTGGAGGTGGCCGCGAGGACGACGCCGCACATGGCGACGGCGGTGGCCAGGACGGCGAGCGCCGCGCGCAACCGCCTCGACCACAGGGCGGTGCGGGGAAAGAGCCTGCTCATCTGGTGCCCCTTCGCGCAGGCCCGGACGCGCCCTCGGTGTGGGCAGCACAGTCCGGACAGGTGTGGATGAGTGGGTAGGTGGAGCCGAAACCGCAACGAAGCCGATTGCATTGACCTCCGTGGATCGGAGTATTACAGCGAGAATTCCAACACGTCAACAAGTTCCGGAACGTCTTCGGAACAACGCAGAGAACCGATCGGGGTCTGGCCAGGTACTCCTGCCTACCTGCGGGTCTCGATCATGAACATCGATGCGTATGCACTCGACATGATCCGGAAAGCTGCCGGAATTATCGACCGCCCGCCGCCGGGCCGATCGTCGCGCGGCCGCACGGAATAGTAAAGATTGTGAACAGAAGATGTTACAGTCACTGCGGTCGATATCCGACTCGGGTTCGGCCAGTGAGGTCCCAGGAGGGAAGTGATCACATGACGAGACTGCGCGCGCTGGTCGCGCTGGCGGCACTGATCGTCGCCGGTGGGCTGGTGGCGGTCATCCCGGCCACCGCCGCGTCGGCGGCGGCCTGCTCAGCATCGTGGCAGGCCTCGGCCGTCTACTGGGGAGACGCCCAGGTCTCCCACAACGGCCGCAACTACCGGGCGAAGTGGTGGACCCAGAACGAGGCGCCGCCGGGCACGACCGGCGTCTGGGAGGACCTCGGCGCGTGCGGTGGGGGCACCACACCGCCCACCGGGGGGACCTGCACGTACCCGAACTGGGCCGCCGGGACCTGGTACGCCGCCGGGGCGATCGTCAGGTACACGAACGGTTCCTACTACATCGCCGAGCACGACAATCCGGGGTACGACCCCGTCGTGAGCACCTGGTACTGGGAGCCCTACACCTGTGGCGGTCAGCCACCGACCAGCCCGCCGCCCACCAACCCGGGCGGCTTCGTGGTCACCGAGGCCCAGTTCAACCAGATGTTCCCGGGTCGGAACTCCTTCTACACGTACTCCGGCCTCGTCGCCGCCCTCAGCGCCTACCCGGCGTTCGCGCGCACCGGCAGTGCCACGGTCCAGCGGCAGGAGGCCGCGGCCTTCCTGGCGAACGTCTACCACGAGACCGGCGGGCTCGTGCACGTGGTCGAGCAGAACACCGCGAACTACCCGCACTACTGCGACTACGGCCAGCCGTACGGCTGCCCCGCCGGGCAGGCCGCCTACTACGGGCGAGGGCCGATCCAGCTCAGTTGGAACTTCAACTACAACGCCGCGGGCAACGCCCTCAACCTGCCGCTGTTGACCAACCCGTGGCTGGTGCAGACCGACGCCTCGGTGGCCTGGAAGACCGGTATCTGGTACTGGATGACCCAGAACGGGCCGGGCACCATGACCGCCCACAATGCGATGGTCAACGGCGCCGGGTTCGGTCAGACGATCCGCAGCATCAACGGCTCGATCGAGTGCAACGGCGGAAACCCCGCCCAGGTGCAGAGCCGCGTCACCAGGTACCAGCAGTTCGTCGGCATCCTCGGCGTGTCCGCCGGAGCCAACCTCTACTGCTGATCCGTGGCCGGGCCTCGGCGTTCGTCGCCGGACGGAGTCGAGGCCCGGCTGATCGGCGGCCGGGCCCCGGTGGGGGCCGCGGCCGTTTCGGCGCGGTCAACCCGTTGACACGGCCGCGCTGCGCCCGGAACTATCAGCGGCAGTCCACCCGCCCCGGCTCCCGTTGCTCACGAACTCTCATGACAACGATGTCAGGGCCCGACCCACCACCCGCTCCACACTGCCCAGACGTTCGACCTACTCGACCCGGTTCGAGTCGAAAGGCTCCGTCCCCCATGTCGCACACCCCCCTTGCGCGTCCCCTCTCTCCCCGCCTGATCGCGGCGACAACAGCCGTCCTGCTACCGCTGGGCCTGCTCGTCGCCGCGCCCCTGGCGAACGCCGCCCCCACCCCCGCGACGCCCGGCAACTTCAGCTCCTCGTTCGAACCCGCCGACCCGCAGGCCACCACTAGCACCGTGGAGGTCGGCGCGAACGGAAAGCCGGTCCAGGCCAACCTGAGCGGCACTGTCACCACGCTGCCCGGCAGCCTGCTCGGCCAGGTCAGCGCCGTGACCGCGAGCGACGAGAACCAACCGCGCGAGGTCGCCGCGAACCTCACTGACGACGACCCGTCGACCAAGTGGCTCGTGTTCGCGTCCACCGGCTGGGTGACCTACCAGCTCGCCAAGCCGGCGACTGTGGTGCGCTACTCGCTGACCGCGGCCAACGACGCACCGACCCGGGACCCCAAGGACTTCGTCATCCAGGGGTCGAACGACGGCAACACCTGGACCGACCTGGACAAGCGCGCCGGCGAGAAGTTCAGCGGGCGCTTCGCCACCAGGACGTACAGCTTCACCAACCCGAACGCCTACGGCTTCTACCGGCTCAACGTCACGGCGAACTCCGGTGACTCGCTCCTGCAGCTCGCCGACTGGAACATCAGCGATGGCTCGGACGTCCGCCCGCCGGCCACCCCCATGGTCAGCGTGACGACCGCCGGCCCGAACGGCGGCTACACCACGAAGCCGGACGTCGGGTTCACCGGACTGGCCGCGCTGCGCTACTCCGGCGGCGCCGAGGGCAACGGCCGGGCGTACGCGACAAACAAGCTCTTCGACGTCACCATCCCGGTCGGGCCGAAGACCCGCCTGTCGTACAAGATCTTCCCCGAGTTCACCAACGGGGACGGCCGGTACCCGTCCACCTACGCCGCCGTCGACCTGCACTTCACCGACGGCAGTTACCTGAGTGGTCGCTCGCCCGCCGACCAGCACGGCTACCCGCTCACCGGCACCGGTCAGGGCGCCTCGAAGGTGCTCTTCGCCGACCAGTGGAACCTGGTGCAGGCCGACCTCGGCACCGTCGCGCGCGGCAAGACGATCGACCGCATCCTGCTCGCGTACGACAATCCGCAGGCCACCGGGGAGACCCGGTTCCAGGGTTGGCTCGACGACATCGAGCTGACGGCCGCGCCGGCGTCGATCGACGGCTCGAAGCTGACCAACTACGTCGACACCCGACGGGGCACCAACTCGACGGGCGGCTTCTCGCGCGGCAACAACCTGCCGATCACCGCACTGCCCAACGGGTTCAACTTCTTCACCCCGGTGACCGACGCGACCTCCGACTCGTGGGAGTACGAGTACCACCGGATCAACAACGAGGCCAACCTGCCCATGCTCCAGGGCCTCGCGATCTCCCACGAGCCGAGCCCCTGGATGGGTGACCGCAACCAGATGTCCGTCATGCCGGTCGTCGGCGGCGGACCGCTCACCGGTCAGCCCGCCGGCCGTGCGCTCGCCTTCAGCCACGACGACGAGACGGCACAGCCGGACCTCTACCGGGTCACGCTCCAGAACGGCCTGGTCGCGGAGATGTCGCCCACCGACCACGCCGGGATCATGCGGTTCACCTTCCCCACCGGGCAGGCGACCGGAAGCCTGGTCTTCCACAACGGCACGTTCACCATCGGCACGGACGGCACGTTCACCGGTTGGGTCGACAACGGAAGCGGCCTGTCGGCCGGTCGTAGCCGGATGTTCGTCTCCGGCGCCTTCGACCGCCCGCCGACGGCGTCCGCCGCGACCTCGGCCACCTTCGACATCTCCGCGTCGCGGGAGGTGACGATGCGTCTCGCGACGTCGTTCCTCTCCGTCGACCAGGCGCGCCGCAACCTCGACCTGGAGGTCACCGGCAAGAGCTTCGACCAGATCCACGCCGCCGCGACGGCCGCGTGGAAGGACCGGCTCGGCCGGGTCGAGGTGCGGGGCGCCAGCGAGTCGCAGCTGGTCACCATGTACTCGAACCTGTACCGGCTGAACCTCTACCCGAACTCGCAGTCGGAGAACACCGGCACCGCCGCCGCGCCGCGCTGGCAGTACGCGAGCCCGGTGTCCGCGCCGACCGGCGCGTCGACCCCCACCCGGACCGGCGCGAAGGTCGTCGACGGGCAGATCTACGTCAACAACGGCTTCTGGGACACCTACCGCACCGTGTGGCCCGCCTACGCGCTGCTGTACCCGGACATCGCCGCCAAGATCTCCGACGGGTTCGTCCAGCACTACCGCGACGGCGGCTGGATCGCCCGCTGGTCGTCACCGGGATACGCCGACCTGATGACCGGCACCAGCGCGAACGTGGCGCTCGCCCAGGCGTACCTCACCGGGGTCAAGCTGCCCGACCCGCTCGCGGCATACGACGCGGCCGTCAAGGACGCCACCGTCGCGTCCGGGCGCAGCGCGGTCGGGCGCAAGGGCATCGAGAGCTCCCTGTTCCTCGGCTACACGCCGACGTCCACGGGGGAGTCGGTGTCCTGGGCGCTGGAGGGCTACATCAACGACTTCGGCATCGGCAACATGGGTGCGGCGCTCGCCAAGGACCCGGCCACGCCCAAGTCGGAGCGCGCCCGGCTCAAGGAGGAGTCCCGGTACTTCCTGGAGCGGGCCCGCAACTACGTCCACCTCTTCGACCCGAAGACGAAGCTCTTCCAGGGCCGCGACGCCGCCGGCAACTTCCTCGCCGGTGACCCGCTGGACTGGGGTGGCGTCTACACCGAGACCAACGGGTGGAACTTCGCGTTCACCGCCCAGCAGGACGGCCAGGGCCTGACCAACCTGTACGGCGGGCAGAAGGCGCTGCGGGACAAGCTCGACGCGTTCTTCGCCACCCCGGAGAACGCCGACCGCCCCGGTGGGTACGGCGGGGTCATCCACGAGATGCTCGAAGCGCGCGCGGTGCGGATGGGTCAGCTCGGCATGAGCAACCAGCCGTCGCACCACATCCCGTACATGTACAACGTCGCCGGCGCACCGGCCAGGACCCAGGAGACGGTACGGGAGATCCTGCGCCGTCTCTACGTCGGCA comes from Micromonospora vinacea and encodes:
- a CDS encoding WGR domain-containing protein, producing the protein MSQETTYLELSEVDGAHKFYEVIVDNATLTVRYGRIGDQGQVKASAYPDNARARAAAAKKIGEKVRKGYAPAVPGVRQKRTVSRRQIVSTRSTAHTAPVLWRYDSGAPAFGIFVDGRHCMVGNEHGVITTLDHDAQVRSQVRLPDGVKCIVADDAWIYAGCDDGNVYDLSGKVPRVAYAIAPEIDIYWLDIHDGVLGVSDADGGITAVDHEDEFLWRRPGRGRSAWMVRCDDDAIYHGHSQGVTGYEWRTGSELWHTTTGSVLFGWQEHGSVFAGTSTREVVRLSKAGRLEGTYRCDAPVFSCATAEGGRYVFAGDSQSSIYCFDAAGTRLWKLGTGCGSAYSMQYHDDRLYVVTTGGHLACIDASEPAIRAAQAGDVPQVRDIKAPRQAPQPVQPTIVEVTSESGAGIVVQCLDDRGRLRVQVLSDGYRRDWSVQFPKGIREPGARYLVAEVRESSRGGYYRAYGDIRRLR
- a CDS encoding acetamidase/formamidase family protein; translated protein: MRHTLIPGDDSLHGHFSPDFPPVLTIDPGDTVTYRTLDCWWSSGPYPGGPNRDRPRVAQHRPDHGHALIGPVAVRGARAGQTLAVRIDAVVPAKWGTTVAGGWPSGFNKRYGVQDQPVVHAWTLDPVTMTGRNQHGHAVALRPFMGVLGMPPAEPGLHSTIPPRPWGGNLDCRDLTAGSTLLLPIPVDEALFSVGDGHAAQGDGEVGGTAIECPMDEVTLTFDVRDDFPVTGPVARTPDAWLTLGVGASLDDATFAALDSMLTLMQRLHSVSRADAVALASIAVDVRVTQIVNQTVGAHAVLRDDALRWPDAGSVGGRR
- a CDS encoding polysaccharide deacetylase family protein, whose translation is MSRLFPRTALWSRRLRAALAVLATAVAMCGVVLAATSTPSSAATCNGYVGLTFDDGPTGSTSALLNVLRTNGVRATMFNVGQNVQNNRSAAQAQVAAGMWVANHSWNHAHMTSMSQAQMQSDLSQTSSAIQSATGSRPVLFRPPYGETNSTLQSVASSLGMRQVIWDVDSQDWNGASVSQIVANASRLQAGQVILMHDGIQNTRDAIPQIMANLTSRNLCPGMISPSTGRAVAPDGTTPPPTTTPPPAGGTCTATATTPNVWGDRYNTSVTVSGASTWTVVVAITSPQRVTTIWNGTATWDSSGTVMTMRSNGSGNTFGFTTMTNGNSSARPQIRSCTSG
- a CDS encoding glycoside hydrolase family 19 protein — its product is MTRLRALVALAALIVAGGLVAVIPATAASAAACSASWQASAVYWGDAQVSHNGRNYRAKWWTQNEAPPGTTGVWEDLGACGGGTTPPTGGTCTYPNWAAGTWYAAGAIVRYTNGSYYIAEHDNPGYDPVVSTWYWEPYTCGGQPPTSPPPTNPGGFVVTEAQFNQMFPGRNSFYTYSGLVAALSAYPAFARTGSATVQRQEAAAFLANVYHETGGLVHVVEQNTANYPHYCDYGQPYGCPAGQAAYYGRGPIQLSWNFNYNAAGNALNLPLLTNPWLVQTDASVAWKTGIWYWMTQNGPGTMTAHNAMVNGAGFGQTIRSINGSIECNGGNPAQVQSRVTRYQQFVGILGVSAGANLYC
- a CDS encoding GH92 family glycosyl hydrolase, with the translated sequence MSHTPLARPLSPRLIAATTAVLLPLGLLVAAPLANAAPTPATPGNFSSSFEPADPQATTSTVEVGANGKPVQANLSGTVTTLPGSLLGQVSAVTASDENQPREVAANLTDDDPSTKWLVFASTGWVTYQLAKPATVVRYSLTAANDAPTRDPKDFVIQGSNDGNTWTDLDKRAGEKFSGRFATRTYSFTNPNAYGFYRLNVTANSGDSLLQLADWNISDGSDVRPPATPMVSVTTAGPNGGYTTKPDVGFTGLAALRYSGGAEGNGRAYATNKLFDVTIPVGPKTRLSYKIFPEFTNGDGRYPSTYAAVDLHFTDGSYLSGRSPADQHGYPLTGTGQGASKVLFADQWNLVQADLGTVARGKTIDRILLAYDNPQATGETRFQGWLDDIELTAAPASIDGSKLTNYVDTRRGTNSTGGFSRGNNLPITALPNGFNFFTPVTDATSDSWEYEYHRINNEANLPMLQGLAISHEPSPWMGDRNQMSVMPVVGGGPLTGQPAGRALAFSHDDETAQPDLYRVTLQNGLVAEMSPTDHAGIMRFTFPTGQATGSLVFHNGTFTIGTDGTFTGWVDNGSGLSAGRSRMFVSGAFDRPPTASAATSATFDISASREVTMRLATSFLSVDQARRNLDLEVTGKSFDQIHAAATAAWKDRLGRVEVRGASESQLVTMYSNLYRLNLYPNSQSENTGTAAAPRWQYASPVSAPTGASTPTRTGAKVVDGQIYVNNGFWDTYRTVWPAYALLYPDIAAKISDGFVQHYRDGGWIARWSSPGYADLMTGTSANVALAQAYLTGVKLPDPLAAYDAAVKDATVASGRSAVGRKGIESSLFLGYTPTSTGESVSWALEGYINDFGIGNMGAALAKDPATPKSERARLKEESRYFLERARNYVHLFDPKTKLFQGRDAAGNFLAGDPLDWGGVYTETNGWNFAFTAQQDGQGLTNLYGGQKALRDKLDAFFATPENADRPGGYGGVIHEMLEARAVRMGQLGMSNQPSHHIPYMYNVAGAPARTQETVREILRRLYVGSEIGQGYLGDEDNGEMSSWYILSSLGIYPLQAGSSEWAIGSPQFTRMTVRRSSGDIVVNAPNNSAANIYVQDVKVNGKKQRGLSVDVATLAKGGTIDFQMGSRPSSWGTGKNDAPPSLTKGDEAPKPLQDVTGPGLGTATATGGQDASKLFDDSSTTQLTFTSATPQITWAFRGGKQKPKYYTVTSGAGAGDPADWRLQGSNDGLTWTTVDSRTGQVFPWRNQTRPYSIDKPGRFQQFRLAVTKTVGAAQTNLAEVELLAGGDLDLGGGDITVTAADGVHATTGVPVSVPLGTVTGGDASGYQVTIDWGDGTPVTAGTVTLSSRAVYRIGGSHTYTTPGYHQANVTVTDGESQSSATVGVEVAYAPASGLTAAFDSVCVGDEGVLAADCDAKSWAYSRAALAAGGATQGQPQQVPGTALRFTLPVIPAGQPDNATGNGATVVLDLPQDAKSISFIGAGTQGNQSTTGTATFSDGSTASIPIQLSDWTLGGNANGTPSYGNIVVTRTAYRLQGTSRDGAQPFLFATAPYQIPAGKTLVSVTLPTQTGDPRSAGRIHVFAVANDGTPAPALATVAPKDQTATAGQALAANLGTVTGGVPGTTGYRARVQWGDGTVPADVTIGASGAMSGQHTYSREGTYTVRVTAWDSLSSSTGSFTVTVARGGSQPAIALSASGTVTTGGAITVSGSGFAAGEQVTVSVGTDPGRTMKVAASATGTVRTSVPTSGDAQPGRYAVTATGASSRTPATATVQVTGEPEARTYQPRVALLTSSGPRGTSIMLDGSGFAANEAVTITFGTGLAVSTVRANADGVISGATVSVPGAAKAGATSVTLNGATSATKVSRPFTVTG